The Apodemus sylvaticus chromosome 4, mApoSyl1.1, whole genome shotgun sequence nucleotide sequence TTCCTTCTGTGCCAGGCTCTCTTTAAGGTAGTGAGAGGGTGTGAAAAGGTACAgggtctcccctctccccccgcTTTTTTAGATATAtgcttagtcttttttttttttaagattttatttgttttatgtatatatgggtacattgcagctgtcttcagacacaccagaacagggcatcggatccccattacagatatgattgtgagccaccatgtggttgctgggaattgaactcaagacctctggtagagcagtcagtgctctttactgctttgatatgttcttttttttttttttttttggatttggtttttttgagacagggtttctctgtgtagccttggctgtcctggaactcactctgtagaccaggctggcctcgaactcagaaatccgcctgcctctgcctcccagagtgctgggattacaggtgtgcatcaccaccgcccggattgatatgttctttatttacatttcaaatgttgtcccctttcctggtctccaaccccccccccctgcGCCCCCCCTGCCCCCGAgaatcccctaacccattccccttccccctgcacaccaatccacccactcctgtttccctgtctggcattcccctatactggggcatctagccttctcaggaccaaggcttctctttcctttgatatccaacaaggccatccactgctgcatatgcatctggagccatgggtccctctttggttggtggttttgtccctgggagctctggatggttcaaattgttgttcctctatggtccagtggttaagagcactgactgcttttctggaggtcctgagttcaaatcccagcaaccacaaggtggctcacaaccatccgtaatgagatctgatgccctcttttggtgtgtctgaagacagctgcagtgagtgtacttagatataataataaataaatcttaaaaaaaaaaaacaaaacaacaacaaaaacccaaggaTCCCTTTTCAAAGTCCTTTTCTCACAAAGCAGTGGCCTTCGCTGTGGAAGGTCAGCTCCTTCTCTGGCTCTGATCCTCATTCTCTCAGGAAGTCTGCCAGCcaccctctttccttcccaagcgCACAGCCTCTTTATTACAATTAATGTTTCCAAGTGACACCACCGCTCAGTGTTTTCAATCTACAGCAAGCAAAGCAACCTGTCTCCCGCCGCTGCCCCGCCTCCCGCTGCTGCCCCGCCTCCCGCCGCTGCCCCGCCTTCCGCCTCAGCTCTGCCAAAAGCCTCTCTTTCCATTCACCGACAGCTTCTTTTGTgaaaaacaaattacaaaatatgtaCTGGCTTTCCTTATTCACAAGGGAATACAGAGTCATTGAGATTTGGAAAATAGACATTAATAACATGAAAATAAGAAACATCTGTCCTCTGCTAAGATCATAACTAATACCATTGATGATTCTTGTGTATAAAAGATCCACACACTCAGCTCGCTTTTATATCAATCTGTGTGCTCTTATGCTTAACAGAAGAGACTAAAAATATCTTCTTAcattaaatattcttaaaattgtGATTCCTAGTGCCCATAAATCATATCCTACAAAAGGATTGTAATTTAAACAATATCCTGTTGTTACATGTTAAGAAATCAGTATTAAGTTATTAATATATATGTCTTATAATAAAAACCACTGCATGAACATTTTTATCTgcatttctcccctcccccccccccccgtgtgtgtgtgtgtgtgtgtgtgtgtgtgtgtgtgtgtgtgcacacgcgcgcgcgcacgccaCAGGGACTGCCAGTCTTGTATTTTGACACTGGCTCTCTCATGGAACTTGGGGTTCACCAATTAGGATAGGTTGGCTGACTAGCAAGCCCCAATCATCATCTGCCCCCACCTTCCCAGcattggaattacagacagttctCCCACACCCAGATTTCTTTGTGTCCCAAGGACTAAACCCAGGTCATCGTGCTTGGGTGCTAAACAGTTtgtcagctgagccatctccacagttcctgcacacattaaataaatcccTTTCTTTAGAATAAATTCTGAGAAATAGAGTTTCTTGATGAAGGAGCCTGAGCTCATTTAAGACTCTGGATTGCATGGCTGCACTAACCTCGGACCCTGTGCCCGTTCCTATAACTGCTCATTTCACCACGTGCTCACCCATGTTGTGCTGTTAGTAAGAGGCCAGTTTCACATGTTAAACAATGGAGTCTTGGCATTTAAATTTGCTATTAATTTAAGATTGCTTCTGACTGCCTATGCTTTCTCTGCATTTAATAGTCATCTGCGCTTCATCTTTTGTGAACTCAGTTTTCTCATCAGCTGAGCTGTCCTCCTCACCGCACTCAGCCTTTCCCCAGCAACCCTTCGGCTGGTGTCTCCTCCATGCCTCTCCTGGGCCATCGGAGCACCATGCAAACTCTGTCCATACCCCAACTGTGCACTGTGCACGATAGTGTCTCCATCTCCCATTAGACAGTAGGTTCTTTGTGGGTAAGGGCCTTGTCTCATTCATCTTTGTATCCACAGCGCCTGACAGGAGGAATCAGTAAACACTGAGCCAGTCCGTCCACAGCACTTCCCTTGTGTCTGACTCATCTTCCTAGTGTCCCTGTTTGGCTGCTCCCCCTTTTGCCCAGTCTTAAATGGCGTTGTTTCTTAGAGTTGTATTCAAAAGATTTTCTTCAAAATCTCATGGGTCAAATCCATATCTATAACTCTAAGATTACATAAGTCATCGATACTCTTAATATCTCTTTTAAGACACATGGAAGATTTTCCAAACCACAACATTGAAAACACTGAattaggagctagagaaaggcccaCTGTTAATAGTAGCAGACctgagtctggttcccagcactcttGTCAGATAGTACACAACCGCCTGTAGTTGCAGTTTCAGGGGAATCTGATTTCTCTAGCCTCCTCAAGCAGCTTCATTCATGGCATTATCTACATTTTCTCCCCACACAGGCATAATTAAATTAGATCTTTTAAAACACTTGAAAAGCCCAcatgctgtttcttttttctataacTGGTTATCTGTCCTCCAATCATTCATTCAGTGAATGACACTGTCTTCTGCACAGGTGGAGAAGCCAGACCCCAGTGGTGGCTTCTCATCTTCTCTGATATCCATGTGGTCATTAGTACTGAACATGCTGCCCCCTCTGCTCCACTCCGTCCAGCTTTCTCAGTTAGCCTCATGTGGGTGGCAAGGAGCAGCGAAGTGTTTTCAAAGGGGTCACCCCAACTTGAGGATATTCATCACCCCTCAATCTTTCTCATCACCATCACAGAaaactcaataaaacaaaaatccaatcCTCTCCATGGCTCCCTAAGCTAACAGCACAAAGGCCAGACTTGGTTTCACAGGAGTACCTAAGGCCCTTTGCAATACCCCAGAACTGAAACAGTCCCTCCTGGAGAGAGGACTTTTTCAAGGCAAAAGCCATATTGCTTCTCAGTGTGCTGAGAGCGATGGCTTCCTCAAACCTCCAGGTAGGAATCCCAGCTTGTCTTTCCCAGAAGCGTTAGTTCCTCTGGGTTCCTGTTCTCCCACAGGccctctcctggctgcctgcttCGCCTCCCTTTGTCAAGACTCACATGCTTCCACACAAAGCTTTCCTAATTCTGCTGTGTCTCCGTGCTTCCCTGGACAGACGTTTTGTATATCACTGTAGCCATGGGCTAGCCTATGAAGCCACTGAGGGAGGGACTGTCTTGTCTCTTTCACTTATAGAATACCTGATAGAGTTACATTTATCAGCGCTGCGACTGTCCCAGAAAGAAGTGTAGAACACAGAACTCTTGTCTGGTGAACCAAATTAATATACCTTAATTAATACACACAGCATAGGCACTGCAAGCAGGCCTCCCACCATTCCCAGGGTATGAGGAACCTGACTGGGAGTTGTCGTTTATCTCATATGGCATGGGTAAGGCTCAGGCTCCACTAGGAGGCAGCCTCCTAGAATCCCTGGAAAGAAGGCCTGAGGCCTCCCTGCCTCCACTAAGATCCAAACCTCCTCGCAGCAGGGGGCTGGTGAAGGGACCCTGGAACACCCAGCCTACCTTATGGCCTGGCAGCTCCTTTGGACACGTGGGCTGGACTTGTTCAGAGCTTTCTTTTCCACAGCACTGAAACTAGAGAGCAAGAAGAGGCTTTaggagacaggaggcaggagTGCTGGCCCCAGGGCTCTGTGCCATTGCTGGCTGGCAGTGCCAAGGCCACAAAGCAGCTTTGAGGCAACTGCTATTTCTGGAGAGCAAAGGAAGAATCACAGGACTGTGCTAGTACCCCAGAAACAGGACTTCTTCAAAGCTGCAAAAGTTATATGATATGAAGTGACTTGGGGCAGGCTAGGGCAAGGAGCTAACTGATGGTGTCCTCCTTAAGGagctgggagacagaagcagggccTCACATGCGAGTTCCATCACACCGCAAGTCCAAAAACCCGCGGAGGAGCAAAAGCTTTATGAGTTTTGGGAAGGGCTCTTTAGCCCGGGACTAtatgagaagagaggagagggagatgggcaAGCCAAGGCCAGAGTAGCAGGCAAATAGGCACCCTGCCTCAGGGCGGGCTACTTAAGACAAAGGGAGCTTTGTGCTGCTCGCCCTCTCTGGGGAACCTTCTAAGACACCCTTGTCATACAGAGCCAGGTACCTGGAAACACATGGCCCTGAAGTTCAGTTACTTCTCCAAAATGCAGTGCTTAAGAAAACAGAATGACCTTGGTCTGGCTCATTTCCTCTATAAGCTTTTCTTGACTCTATGTAGCACAGTACTCTAGCACATTCTAGAAGGGAATATAGTTGTTTCCCAACAatcttcattttatagatgaggagtGAGCTGAAAGATATCAGAGAGGTCTATCTACCTAACTCATTCAGTGTCGCAAAGCTGCTAAGAGACATGCTGGAGCTGAGATTTCCTGGCTTGGAgatcactgtggtggtttgaatatgcttggtccagcgAGTGGCACTGTTAGGGGGTGTGACCtagttgaaggaagtgtgtcactgtggggtggactttgagcctcctcctgtctgcctggaagtcagtcttctcctgtttgccttcaaaaCAAGACatagaactcagctcctccagcaccatgcctgcctgaacactgtcatgcttcccaccaggataatggattgaacctctgaacctgttagtcagccccaactaaatgttgtcttttataagagggacttggtcatggtgtctgttcccagcaatggaaaccctcaGACAGTCACCATGCTTGCTTCTGTCACACCACAATGTCACCTCTGAAGGAATGGACACACATTTGGGTGGCTTTCTCAGTGTCTTGCTCATGCTTTTTGGTCTCTTGAGCATATGCCTTGACTTCTTGTGAATCTGTGGTAGGCCTCTTTCTAGCCAAAGGTCTACACAAAGCACAAACTCTGTGCTCTTACCAGAGTTAAATCAAATGCAGCtgcttccatttattttatttatgtttatttttaattaaggtGATTAGAGAGCCTGGTTCAGGCATGGCCAATAGAAAATGTGATGTCAAAGAAGAAGTTACTCACTGCTGAGTGGAAGGTAATGAGCGTTCCATTACCCCTTCCCCTGTCTTTAAGGTAATCACTGTAGGCCTCCTCATACATGGTCTGTACATGTCGTATAGCCTGAAAAAACACCAGGACATGGTGAATGGGAATTTGCAGACATTTTCATTTTACCAAGAAAATCCCCTCTTCACGAAGAAAATTGGTGACGCCTATTTCCCACACACTCCTCTGTATTTTAAGAGGATTCTACACATATAGAACAAAACATAGATTCTAGAGGTCCTGAGATGCTTTTGGAAATGGAAGGATAAACCAACCAAGAACATTTTATTATATCTTGGTGTGGGGATTTGTAACCCTGACAGGCTTCACTGTCAACTAGGCCCATGTGGAAGGTCCTGTGAGCCACTCGAGGTGGGCTCCATGACTGCACGGTTCCCTGCCAACTCAAGGCAAGTGTCCACTGCAAAGGAAGATGTTCTGCATTCAGAGATCATGCATGGCTTAGTGGATGCTTTTTCTAGTCAAAGACATATGACCAAATCCACGGGCTTGAGCCCTGTGTAGAGCTAATATGAGACTGGGAACCTCTGGGGACCAGAAGCCAGGTTAAGAATGTTCCATAGGGTGTAGTCACTCAGTTTCCTTGTTTATCAGTTTTACACTAAGCTCATACATCCATCAAGGACAGCACACGAGTTCACTGGAAAGGCCGCCTGCCCTTTTGTCATGACCTCCTCTGGGCACGGAGGACTGCTATTCACATGCAGCTGGCCAGGATTTAGCTTCTCACAATAGGGCAGCCCCTGTCTAAGCCACGCCTTTTGGACAAGTGACACCCAAGAAATGAGAAAGTgggttctttctccttttttcttgcttcattcttttttctatAACCTAATGCCTGCTTCATTTTGAACTAGAAACAATCTTAAACCAGAaatcctaaacaaacaaacatagacTAGTTTATACATGAACTAGAAACCAAATATTACCACTCATATACATGATGAGCTCTGTACACTACTAGGTAAAAGGTTCTACTTACACAATTTGGAGGGAGgctattttgtttcttaatgaTATTTTGGGGTAGATATTCTATATCATTTGCCATAAGAAAACTGCCTTAACAATCACAAAAATTCTAGGATTTACTTACTACATCCTTGCCTATAAATGCAAATACTCCAGTGGTTACTTCAGCAGCAAATATCACCAGCAGACAGGTAAAAAACTGTGGAGAGAAAATACTAATGTCATTAATTTAATACCTTTTCAATTTATTTAGCCTGAATACATTCTCAGCTCTGTGATAAAACAAACTCAGCTCTGTGATACACAAGACAGCTTTTTTTAGCTTTATTTAGAGAAAAAAGATCATCTGGGAGAGGAAATAGAAATTTCACACAGCCATAGATGAGAAGCATCAGGCAGACATGGAAAACCCAAAGACTGATGGGAACAGGCGATGAGGGGCATCAGAACCCCCTGCTTCAGGCTCCCTGTGAGGAGTCCAGAGTGGGCTCTCTGATGCCCCTCACCTCCTCAagggttcagagcactgactgggCAGCAGGTAACAGAGGCCGCTTCTGTTGTTGCATTTTCAAACACAAGCTGGGGGTTAAAATAAGGACCAGAGGGATGTTTGGGTAAGTTATTGATCTTAACTAGAAATGCTCTCCTTATAGATAACAGTTCTTTCCTGGCTATGAGGATCTTTAAGCTGCCTCATCCACAGTGAAATATTATTTCTTAAAGAACAATCAATTCTGAAGCACTCTTCCCCAAACGTCTTTCCTCTAATGACTTCATTGTTTTCACATTTTCCATAGAGGCAGGAACAAAGATAATATTATTCTCATGCAGGAGATGGGGAAAACAGACACCAGAGAGAGGCTCCAGTGCCAAGGCTTTATGTCCTAGAGGAGCTAGGTCTTCTTCCAGGGAAGTCTGCCAGTCCACCCCATGCCCACCCCATAAACCCCACTTACTGATCCGAGCACACATTGTGACTCACGCATGGCTCCACAGCACCCGAAGAAGCCCACAGTCATCATGAGGGCCCCAGCTCCAACCAGCACATACAGCCCTGTGGATGAGAGGCCAGGGAGACCGTTCAGAGCCTGAGTAAAGACAGACCCACCAAGGCCAGTGCAGGAGACAGGAGCCCTGCCTCCCACACCAGCTGGGCTCTGGCCTTCATCTCCGTGGAACATTCTGCTGCCACCTGTGCTGGTGAACTTACTGTCTACACGTCATCCATACCTGCTTACTCAGCAAAGTAATCCTATCTCCTCTCATAACAGTAGACAAGTCAGGAGACTGAGGCTGAAGGAAGCCAAGCAACCCGTCTGAGAACACACAGCCAGTGAGGGGAAGAGGCCGCCTCCACCTCAGCCCAGAGCTGTTGCAATGAAGGGCCACCACAAGCTTCCCAAAGTCCAAACACTTCATCCTGGACTGTGCACCTTTGTGCAGAGGAAGCAGTACCACCCCCACAAGGCCAATGACACTGTGTCGGGGTAATCAGAAACTGGCCTCACAGCTGCGACACAAGCCCAAGCCTTTTCTTGAGCCCCAGAGCCCCCCTGTCCTCTGGACTTAATGGCTGTCTCCACCACTGAAGGACTTGAAGCCAAGGGTGTGGGAGGCAAGAGTACCTGCTGGGTAACgggaggggaagggacagagTGGGGTGTGGGTAAGGACAGGAACACAGGACACACAGTATCAAGTCAGTTTTGtgtgaattttttcttctttcgAGGGCAGTGCCTAAGATATTGGACACACAGGAGGGcatgttataaaacaaaaatcaaaataaacaacccATGAGGGAGAACAATAAGGTAATAGACACCCACAATGTTATTAGCAGCACCATGTTGGAACCAAGAGTTAACTACCTTTTGAGAATTTCAATACAATTGCTGTGTGTGATTGGGTGTTCTTGTCAGGCTCTGCTGCAGCCAGGTTTACTAGGGCAGCTCTCATGACAGGCGTGAAGAACTGAGCCGCTCTATTACCTCCTTTCTTAGGCAAAGGAACTGGGCCCCAGAGAATCAAGGTATTGACCCAAGGTCACAAGTTGCTGCTCTAAGAGGCTATCCTGCCTCCCAAGCAACAGCAAGAGCCTTACTTACTTTTTGGAAACTTCACTTCCTAAGTCAGgccccaggagaattttcctcACAGAGAAAAATGACCAGCAACATGCTGGTCCTGGGAGGTCCGGACCAGGCCCTCCTGATTTCCTTCTCCCATCCTGAGATAAGGGACAGCACAATGCTAGGGCTGGGCCTGGCACTTGACTCACTGGGAGTAAGGCTAATGGtctctgttttttccttttgcattttaGTCAGATGAGTCACCTGGAAACCATTTTTATTCACCCGGAAGTGGTGGTAGTAGGGTGCTTGGGTCCCACCCCTGTGGGGAACCCCTGACTCTGGCATTCAGGCACTTCCTGGGGGTTCCtctgggtggctcacagctggTTTGTGGGCAGGCCTATCTGTAAACAGACCTAGATGAGGCTGCAAGCTAGCGACTGCTTCCTGCACCTTTCCCCTAAGTGGGGAAAGGTTGGCTGTGCAGTCTGGAGGGACCTACGTTTCCAGATGTTTCAGCTCCATCAATCCCTCCGGGTCTGCTTTCTCTAAGAGGATCATTTCATGGGGAATAGATATGGTTACAAGAGAACCGAGACCATTTAAATACAAGTGTTGTTGGCTCCTCTGCCTGAACACCTTATTGTGCGATGTCGGCGCTCTCCAAAGCTCTTTCACTTCTATCATCTCCTTGGTTCCTCAAAGCAGTCTGGTTGGGAAAAGAGGACATTCCTGCGATTTTACAAGAGGTCAGAGGCAAGAGTCCTGATTCCCACTCTACACTCCTTACTGAGACAGCTGAGTAAGGGGCAGTGGTGGTcatggaggcagcagcagcagcagcaacaacagcatcCTATCAGCACTTTTCCATAAGGCCTCGAGGGAGAGAGCCCTGTTAACTCACTGACTTCTTGCTTACAGTGTCATTGCCTCCTGTCACTACTTCTACAACTGTTTGATCCAGTGTGAAGATAGAGTTGGGGTCGCAGCCTATGGTCCAGCTCCCTAAATCCTCATCTATCATACACTACACTTCAGGCAACTGGTGACCATGCCCTGTTCTAGTATAAATTGGACCTTTGTAAGTTCCCACAGTTTTCTGAAGATTTCAGGTCTACAAATCTTCAGGTGAGAACCTTCAGTCATTATGTATTTCTCCAGTGGACAGTGAAAGTCCCGGACTTCTTGCCTCATCTCTCCAAGCATCTGTACTTAGACACACATTCTGAGATCTCATTGCAATGAGCATGTATTAGACTGTGCTCTCCAAGATCAGCCAAGTGGGATGTGGCCTCATATCCTGAGGTCTGAGATAGGAAAGTGATGTCATGAAGAGACAGGCTCCCAGTGTATAGGGGCCTGAGAACTTAAGACAGAGGGTCTCCCCAGTGGGTACAGTTCCATAGGTCTTTCTGGCAACAATCAGGAGATGTGCTCACTCGAACAGTATAGACAAAACAACCTAAGCATCTCAGCAGCTTCTGCTCCTGAGGCCTCTCCATAGCAAGCCTCTGTCTGCATGAAAGGATGTGCCTGTCCTCCTGGTTCAAAATGAGACTCtctgtggagctggagagaatcACAGGAAACTTCCATATGCAACGAATTCCTTGGGCCTGCCAAATCTGGCTGTAAGAGTCTGCACAATGTAAGCCCTAAGGCTTCCAAGGATACTCTATTTAAAGTATGGGTTTAAAAAGAGCTGCGGATGGATCAATTAGCCTATAACTACATATTAATTCCAAAATGGCTTCCATAGAGTC carries:
- the Tspan2 gene encoding tetraspanin-2 → MGRFRGGLRCIKYLLLGFNLLFWLAGSAVIAFGLWFRFGGTIKDLSSEDKSPEYFYVGLYVLVGAGALMMTVGFFGCCGAMRESQCVLGSFFTCLLVIFAAEVTTGVFAFIGKDVAIRHVQTMYEEAYSDYLKDRGRGNGTLITFHSAFQCCGKESSEQVQPTCPKELPGHKNCIDKIESIISVKLQLIGIVGIGIAGLTIFGMIFSMVLCCAIRNSRDVI